Proteins from a single region of Enoplosus armatus isolate fEnoArm2 chromosome 6, fEnoArm2.hap1, whole genome shotgun sequence:
- the LOC139286905 gene encoding filamin-C-like isoform X2 yields MMSNNYSDDQLPPQYYQATDFGEEEDDEMPATEKDLAEDAPWKKIQQNTFTRWSNEHLKCVNKTITDLQRDFTDGLKLISLLEVLSQKKMYRKYHTRPNFRQMKLENVSVALEFLDREHIKLVSIDSKAIVDGNLKLILGLIWTLILHYSISMPMWDDEDDEETKKLTPKQRLLGWIQNKVPQLPINNFNRDWRDGKALGALVDNCAPGLCPDWAEWDPNQPVQNAREAMQQADDWLGVPQVIAPEEIVDPDVDEHSVMTYLSQFPKAKLKPGAPVRPKQLFPSKAKAYGPGIEPHGNKVLQPAVFTVETLEAGSGEVLVYVEDPEGHKEEAKVKPNNDKNRTYTVTYVPKVEGVHKVKVLFAGQDIDKSPYTVNVAKAMGDPSKVHARGPGLDPTGNVANKPTYFDIYTAGAGNGDVSVVIVDPQGKKDTVELILENKGDSVFRCTYRPMLEGPHTIHVLFAGQEIPKSPFTVNIAEAMNPNACRATGRGLQPKGVRVKEVADFKVFTKGAGSGALGVSVKGPTGAEEQVKVRDTGNGVYECEYYPLKPGKYTVSITWGGQPIPRSPFEVEVGEEAGFQKVRAWGPGLKTGMVGKSADFVVEAIGTEVGTLGFSIEGPSQAKIECDDKGDGSCDVRYWPTEPGDYAVHVVCDDEDIKDSPFMAHILPAANDIFPEKVKAYGPGLKPTGVIVNKPTEFTIDARMAGKGHLKIYAQDAEGCAINIKITDKGDGTFLCVYTPVKPIKHTIIIAWGEVNVPNSPFRVLVGEGCHPDKVKVYGPGVEKTGLKANEPTYFTVDCGEAGQGDISIGIKCAPGVVGPAEADIDFDIIKNDNDTFTVKYTPPGAGKYTIMVLFADQEIPISPFKVKVDPSHDAGKVRAEGPGLNKTGVEVGTPTHFTIYTKGAGKAKPEVHFAASGPGEAVRDFEIIDNHDYSYTVKYTALQQGNMAISVTHGGDPIPKSPFHISVAPPLDIGKVKVEGLDNKVEVGKDQEFTVNTKGAGGQGNVGVKMTSPSGRPIPCKLESDKAKGTHSVKYIPPEEGPYKVDVSYDGNPVMGSPFGVEAVMPADPSKVRAFGPGLQGGIVGKPAPFTIDTKGAGAGGLGLTVEGPCEAKIECQDNGDGTCSVYYLPTESGEYAINILFAEQHIPGSPFKAAVRSVLDPSKVTASGPGLERAKAGEPATFTVDCTRAGDAELTIEIVSETGVKAEVHIQKTAEGTFSVTYIPPFHGTHTITIKYGGHMIPQFPKVLQVEPSVDTSGVHVYGPGVEPRGVLREVTTHFIVDARALNKVGGSHVKVHIINPSGTNTDTYITDKGDGTYRVEYTAFEDGMHLIEVLYDDAPVPKSPFRVSVVEGCDPSRVRAYGPGLEGGITNKPNCFTVETRGAGTGGLGLTIEGASESKISCKDNKDGSCSVEYIPFTPGSYDVNITYGGHPIPGSPFRVPVRDPVDPSKVKCSGPGLGAGVRAHVPQTFTADCTQAGQAPLDVKLYGPTGTVEPVGVKNNGDGTHTVHYTPAQDGPYTVAVKYADQEVPHSPFKVMSQPGHDASKVRASGPGLDTKGVSASLPVEFTIDARDAGEGLLTVQILDPEGKPKNATIQDNRDGTYTVSYVPDSTGPYTITIKYGGDEIPYSPYRIQSLPTGDASKCRLTGHGVLQKLQTSEDTVITVDAKAAGKGKVTCKVQTPQGMELDMDVVENHDGTFDIYYTAPEPGKYVITIRFGGQNIPKSPFHVVATNEPVVPRDTVDPLFRPVNFLVPFMPQQGEITGEVRMPSGKTACPHITDNKDGTITIKYQPTERGLHEMDIKYEGNHIPGSPLQFFVDAVNTGVVTAYGSGLSYGMVNKAATFTVVTKNAGEGGLSLAVEGPSKAEITCKDNKDGTCTVSYLPTAPGDYNIIVKFDNKHIPGSPFTAKITGDDSITRTSQLNVGTAADVSLKIAETDLSSLTASIRAPSGNEEPCLLKRLPNRHLGISFTPKEVGEHEVSVRKNAMHVANSPFKIMVGQSEIGEASRVKAFGKGLVEAHTFEMAEFFVDTRNAGYGGLALSVEGPSKVDINCEDVEDGTCRVTYCPTEPGSYTVNIKFAEKHIPGSPFTVKVTGEGRIKESITRKRQASSIASVGSTCGLNLKIPGDGSQAMTAQVTSPSGKTVDADIMDGGSSTYSVRFIPQEIGPHTVNVKYRGQHVPGSPFQFTVGPMGEGGAHKVRAGGPGLERGVARAPTEFSIWTREAGAGGLSIAVEGPSKAEISFEDRKDGSCGVSYIVKEPGDYEVSIKFNNEHIPDSPFIVPIATLSDEARRLTVTSLQEKDFKVNQEASFMVERNGARGLVDAKVHTPSGSSEECYVTDLDSDKNAIRFIPRENGVHSIDVKFNGCHIPGSPFKVRVGDPGLIGDPGMVTAHGPGLQGGTTGVPSEFVVNTCNAGSATLSVNIDGPSKVKMDCRECPEGYKITYTPMAPGNYLITIKYGGPQHIVGSPFKAKITGTRLSGGHSLHETSSVLVETVTKTSKVGGACRSSSSTTSTSLTSDASKVVCRGAGLSKALVGQKNNFTVDCSKAGTNMLMVGVHGPHAPCEEVYVKHMGNKLYNVTYTVKDKGSYTVIVKWGDDNIPGSPYKVAVP; encoded by the exons ATGATGAGCAATAACTACAGCGACGACCAGCTGCCTCCGCAGTATTACCAGGCCACTGACTttggggaagaggaggacgacgaGATGCCCGCCACGGAGAAGGATCTGGCCGAGGACGCGCCATGGAAGAAGATCCAGCAGAACACCTTCACCAGGTGGTCCAATGAGCACCTCAAGTGTGTCAACAAGACGATCACCGACCTGCAGAGGGATTTTACTGACGGGCTGAAGCTAATTTCACTCCTGGAAGTTTTGAGCCAGAAGAAAATGTACAGAAAGTACCACACCAGACCCAACTTCCGTCAGATGAAACTGGAAAACGTTTCTGTGGCACTGGAGTTCCTGGACAGAGAGCATATCAAACTGGTTTCAATTG ATAGCAAAGCCATTGTGGATGGGAATCTAAAGCTGATCCTGGGTCTTATCTGGACTCTCATCCTCCACTACTCTATCTCCATGCCCATGTGGGACGACGAGGACGACGAGGAGACTAAGAAGCTGACCCCCAAACAGCGCTTGTTGGGCTGGATACAGAACAAGGTGCCCCAGCTGCCCATCAACAACTTCAACCGTGACTGGCGGGATGGCAAAGCCCTGGGAGCTCTGGTCGACAACTGTGCCCCCG GTTTGTGTCCTGATTGGGCAGAGTGGGACCCAAACCAGCCTGTGCAGAATGCCAGAGAAGCCATGCAACAGGCTGACGACTGGTTGGGTGTGCCTCAG GTGATCGCTCCTGAGGAAATTGTGGACCCAGATGTGGATGAGCACTCAGTGATGACCTACCTGTCTCAGTTCCCCAAGGCAAAGCTGAAGCCAGGAGCTCCTGTCAGGCCCAAACAGCTTTTCCCAAGCAAGGCCAAAGCCTACGGACCTG GTATTGAGCCCCATGGCAACAAGGTGCTGCAGCCAGCTGTGTTCACTGTGGAAACTCTGGAAGCTGGCAGTGGTGAGGTTTTGGTCTATGTGGAGGATCCTGAGGGACACAAAGAGGAG GCTAAGGTTAAaccaaacaatgacaaaaacagaaccTACACTGTCACCTATGTTCCTAAAGTTGAGGGTGTTCACAAG GTGAAAGTGCTGTTTGCTGGTCAGGACATTGACAAGAGCCCCTACACGGTGAATGTGGCAAAGGCCATGGGTGACCCTAGCAAAGTCCATGCCAGGGGACCAGGTCTGGATCCTACAGGCAATGTGGCTAACAAACCCACCTACTTTGACATCTACACAGCTG GTGCTGGTAATGGCGATGTCAGTGTGGTCATCGTTGATCCTCAGGGCAAAAAGGACACAGTGGAGCTCATCTTGGAGAATAAGGGCGACAGTGTTTTCCGTTGCACCTATCGCCCCATGCTGGAAGGGCCTCACACTATCCATGTATTGTTTGCAGGCCAAGAGATACCCAAGAGCCCTTTCACTGTCAACATCGCAGAGG CCATGAACCCAAACGCTTGCAGAGCTACAGGCAGAGGCCTTCAGCCTAAAGGCGTGAGAGTAAAGGAGGTTGCAGACTTCAAAGTTTTCACCAAGGGAGCTGGCAGCGGAGCACTAGGTGTCTCAGTCAAAGGACCAA CTGGGGCAGAGGAGCAAGTGAAAGTGCGAGACACAGGAAACGGTGTGTACGAATGTGAATATTACCCCCTTAAGCCTGGTAAATACACAGTTAGCATCACCTGGGGAGGCCAGCCCATCCCACGCAG CCCCTTCGAAGTGGAGGTGGGTGAGGAGGCAGGTTTTCAGAAGGTGAGGGCCTGGGGTCCTGGTCTGAAGACTGGCATGGTGGGAAAATCTGCTGACTTTGTGGTCGAGGCCATCGGCACTGAAGTTGGAACTCTAG GCTTCTCCATCGAAGGCCCATCACAGGCTAAAATTGAGTGTGACGATAAGGGTGATGGCTCCTGTGATGTGCGCTATTGGCCCACTGAGCCTGGTGACTATGCTGTCCATGTCGTTTGTGACGACGAGGACATAAAGGACAGCCCCTTCATGGCCCACATCCTTCCTGCAGCCAATGACATCTTCCCTGAGAAG GTGAAAGCCTATGGTCCAGGCCTGAAGCCAACTGGTGTCATTGTGAACAAACCAACTGAATTCACCATTGATGCCCGCATGGCTGGGAAGGGTCACCTCAAGATCTATGCACAG GATGCTGAAGGCTGCGCCATCAACATCAAGATCACTGACAAGGGAGACGGCACATTTCTATGTGTGTACACTCCTGTCAAGCCCATTaaacacaccatcatcatcgcCTGGGGTGAGGTCAACGTGCCCAACAGCCCCTTCAGA GTGCTGGTTGGAGAGGGTTGTCATCCAGACAAAGTCAAGGTCTATGGGCCTGGAGTGGAGAAGACGGGGCTCAAGGCTAACGAGCCAACATACTTCACCGTGGACTGTGGGGAGGCTGGACAAG GGGACATCAGTATTGGAATCAAGTGTGCCCCAGGGGTGGTTGGCCCTGCCGAGGCAGACATCGACTTTGACATCATCAAGAATGACAATGACACCTTCACTGTCAAGTATACTCCCCCTGGTGCAGGCAAATATACCATCATGGTGCTGTTTGCTGACCAG GAAATTCCCATCAGTCCATTCAAAGTCAAAGTGGATCCTTCCCATGATGCTGGCAAGGTGAGAGCAGAGGGCCCCGGACTCAACAAGACAG gagtgGAGGTGGGCACTCCAACCCACTTCACCATCTACACAAAGGGAGCTGGCAAGGCCAAGCCTGAGGTGCATTTCGCAGCATCAGGCCCAGGAGAGGCGGTTCGTGACTTTGAGATCATCGATAACCACGATTACTCCTACACTGTCAAGTACACGGCTCTTCAACAG GGTAACATGGCAATTTCAGTCACTCATGGAGGAGATCCCATTCCCAAGAGCCCCTTCCACATCTCAGTGGCACCACCTCTGGATATTGGAAAGGTGAAAGTGGAGGGATTAGACAACA AAGTGGAGGTTGGAAAGGATCAGGAGTTCACAGTCAACACAAAGGGCGCTGGTGGGCAGGGTAATGTAGGCGTGAAGATGACCTCACCCTCTGGCCGACCAATCCCATGCAAGCTGGAATCAGACAAAGCCAAAGGCACTCACAGTGTGAAGTACATTCCCCCAGAGGAGGGGCCGTACAAGGTTGATGTCAGCTATGATGGGAACCCAGTGATGGGTAGCCCCTTTGGGGTCGAAGCAGTGATGCCTGCTGATCCTTCAAAG GTGCGAGCCTTTGGCCCAGGCCTGCAGGGAGGCATTGTGGGTAAACCAGCTCCATTCACTATTGACACAAAGGGAGCTGGTGCAGGTGGGCTGGGCCTGACTGTGGAGGGTCCCTGCGAGGCGAAGATTGAGTGCCAGGACAACGGTGACGGCACATGCTCAGTGTACTATCTGCCCACTGAGTCTGGGGAGTATGCCATCAACATCTTGTTTGCCGAGCAGCACATACCCGGCTCTCCCTTCAAGGCTGCAGTGCGCTCGGTCCTCGACCCCAGCAAGGTGACAGCTAGCGGGCCGGGTCTGGAGAGGGCCAAGGCAGGTGAACCAGCGACCTTTACTGTGGACTGCACCCGGGCAGGCGACGCTGAGCTCACCATTGAGATTGTATCAGAGACCGGAGTTAAGGCCGAAGTGCACATCCAGAAAACTGCAGAGGGGACCTTCTCTGTGACATACATCCCACCCTTCCAtggcacacacaccatcacGATCAAGTATGGTGGCCATATGATTCCCCAGTTTCCTAAGGTCCTGCAGGTCGAGCCCTCTGTGGACACCAGCGGGGTGCACGTCTATGGGCCAGGAGTGGAGCCCAGAG ggGTCCTCAGAGAAGTCACAACCCACTTCATCGTCGATGCCCGTGCCCTCAACAAGGTTGGAGGAAGTCATGTGAAGGTTCACATCATCAACCCCTCCGGCACCAACACAGACACTTACATCACTGACAAGGGAGACGGCACCTACAGAGTGGAGTACACAGCATTTGAGGATG GAATGCATCTGATTGAGGTGCTGTATGACGATGCGCCTGTGCCTAAGAGTCCCTTCAGGGTGTCTGTGGTGGAGGGATGCGATCCGTCCCGAGTCCGCGCCTATGGACCAGGTCTGGAGGGAGGAATTACCAACAAGCCCAACTGCTTCACCGTGGAGACCAG GGGTGCTGGTACAGGAGGCCTGGGCCTGACCATCGAGGGAGCCTCAGAGTCAAAAATATCCTGCAAGGACAATAAAGATGGCAGCTGCAGTGTGGAGTACATCCCCTTCACTCCTGGAAGCTACGACGTCAACATTACCTACGGAGGTCACCCGATTCCTGGCAGTCCATTCCGTGTGCCAGTGAGGGACCCTGTGGACCCCAGCAAGGTGAAGTGCTCAGGTCCAGGTCTGGGTGCTGGAGTGAGAGCCCATGTTCCTCAGACTTTCACAGCAGACTGTACCCAGGCTGGACAGGCCCCACTGGATGTCAAACTCTATGGCCCAACAG GTACTGTGGAGCCAGTTGGTGTGAAGAACAACGGTGATGGCACCCACACAGTTCACTACACCCCAGCCCAGGATGGCCCTTAcactgtagctgtcaaatacGCAGATCAGGAAGTCCCACACAG TCCTTTCAAGGTAATGTCTCAGCCTGGGCATGATGCCAGCAAGGTACGCGCCAGTGGCCCTGGTCTAGACACAAAAGGTGTGTCTGCAAGCCTGCCTGTTGAGTTCACCATTGATGCTCGTGACGCTGGAGAGGGACTGCTCACCGTGCAGATTCTG GACCCAGAGGGCAAGCCAAAGAATGCAACCATCCAGGACAACAGAGACGGCACCTACACTGTCTCCTATGTACCTGACTCTACAGGCCCCTACACCATCACCATTAAATATGGAGGAGATGAGATTCCTTACTCCCCATACCGCATCCAGTCCCTGCCCACAGGAGATGCCAGCAAATGTCGCCTCACAG GACATGGCGT TCTTCAGAAGCTGCAAACCTCTGAGGATACAGTTATCACAGTGGATGCCAAGGCTGCTGGGAAAGGCAAGGTGACCTGTAAGGTGCAGACCCCACAAGGGATGGAGCTGGACATGGACGTGGTAGAGAATCATGATGGGACCTTTGACATTTACTACACGGCGCCTGAACCTGGGAAATATGTTATTACCATCCGCTTTGGGGGGCAGAACATCCCTAAAAGCCCCTTCCATGTGGTG GCCACAAATGAGCCAGTAGTTCCCCGCGATACTGTGGATCCTCTCTTCCGTCCGGTTAACTTCCTCGTCCCCTTCATGCCACAGCAAGGAGAAATCACAG GTGAGGTGCGGATGCCTTCAGGCAAGACTGCCTGCCCACATATCACTGACAACAAGGATGGCACCATCACAATCAAATACCAGCCCACAGAGAGAGGCCTGCACGAGATGGACATCAAATATGAGGGCAACCACATTCCAG GAAGCCCTCTGCAGTTCTTTGTGGATGCTGTGAACACTGGAGTGGTGACTGCTTATGGTTCAGGTCTGAGTTACGGCATGGTCAACAAGGCTGCCACTTTCACTGTGGTGACCAAGAATGCAGGAGAAG GTGGTCTGTCACTGGCAGTGGAAGGTCCCTCTAAGGCCGAGATCACCTGTAAGGACAACAAAGACGGTACCTGCACTGTGTCCTACCTGCCCACAGCTCCTGGAGACTACAACATCATTGTCAAGTTTGACAACAAGCACATTCCTGGCAGTCCCTTTACTGCTAAGATAACTG gGGATGACTCCATAACCAGGACATCACAGCTGAACGTCGGCACAGCGGCTGACGTGTCGCTGAAGATCGCAGAGACTGATCTGAGCTCTCTGACTGCCAGTATCAGAGCACCATCAGGCAATGAGGAGCCCTGCCTGCTCAAGAGACTGCCCAACAGACACCTTG GTATCTCTTTCACCCCTAAGGAGGTCGGCGAGCATGAAGTGAGCGTGAGGAAGAATGCCATGCACGTGGCCAACAGCCCTTTCAAAATCATGGTGGGCCAGTCAGAGATTGGCGAGGCCAGCAGAGTGAAGGCTTTCGGTAAAGGCCTGGTGGAGGCACACACTTTCGAAATGGCTGAATTCTTTGTTGATACAAGGAACGCAG GTTATGGGGGTCTAGCATTGTCAGTCGAGGGTCCGAGCAAAGTGGATATCAACTGTGAAGATGTGGAGGATGGGACGTGCAGAGTGACCTACTGTCCAACAGAACCTGGAAGTTACACGGTTAACATCAAGTTTGCTGAAAAGCACATCCCAG GAAGTCCTTTCACAGTGAAGGTAACCGGAGAAGGAAGGATCAAGGAGAGTATTACTAGAAAGAGACAGGCGTCTTCTATTGCCTCAGTGGGCAGCACATGTGGCCTTAACCTCAAGATCCCAGGTGA TGGCTCTCAGGCCATGACGGCTCAGGTGACCAGCCCCAGTGGGAAAACTGTGGATGCTGACATAATGGATGGAGGGAGCAGCACCTACAGCGTGCGCTTCATCCCCCAGGAAATTGGACCCCACACTGTCAACGTCAAGTACAGAGGCCAACATGTCCCTGGTAGCCCCTTCCAGTTTACTGTGGGGCCCATGGGGGAGGGAGGAGCACACAAGGTCCGCGCAGGAGGACCTGGTCTGGAAAGAGGCGTGGCTAGAGCACCTA CTGAATTCAGTATCTGGACCAGAGAGGCAGGTGCTGGTGGTCTGTCCATCGCTGTAGAGGGCCCCAGCAAGGCTGAAATCTCCTTTGAGGACAGGAAGGACGGCTCCTGCGGCGTCTCCTACATAGTGAAAGAACCAG GTGACTACGAGGTGTCAATCAAGTTCAACAACGAGCACATCCCTGACAGCCCATTCATCGTTCCGATTGCTACACTGTCAGACGAGGCCCGCAGGCTCACTGTCACAAGCCTTCAG GAGAAGGACTTTAAGGTAAACCAAGAGGCATCCTTCATGGTGGAGCGCAACGGGGCTCGAGGTTTGGTTGACGCCAAAGTCCACACCCCCTCTGGCTCTTCTGAGGAATGCTATGTGACTGACCTGGACAGCG ACAAAAATGCCATCCGCTTCATTCCACGGGAGAACGGCGTTCACTCCATAGATGTCAAGTTCAACGGATGCCACATTCCTGGAAGCCCCTTTAAAGTGCGAGTGGGTGACCCGGGGCTGATTGGAGACCCAGGCATGGTGACAGCACACGGCCCTGGACTGCAGGGAGGAACCACAG GTGTGCCCTCAGAGTTTGTGGTCAACACCTGTAACGCAGGCTCTGCCACTCTATCGGTCAACATCGATGGGCCGTCCAAGGTCAAGATGGACTGTCGGGAGTGTCCTGAGGGCTACAAGATCACCTACACACCCATGGCACCTGGCAACTATCTCATCACCATTAAATACGGAGGGCCACAGCACATAGTGGGAAGCCCTTTCAAAGCTAAAATCACAG GCACCCGGCTGTCAGGGGGACACAGCCTCCACGAGACCTCCTCTGTCTTGGTCGAAACAGTGACCAAGACCTCCAAAGTGGGTGGTGCCTGCAGgtcctcctcttccaccaccTCAACCTCACTGACATCTGATGCCAGCAAGGTGGTTTGTCGTGGAGCAGGGCTGTCCAAGGCTTTGGTcggacagaaaaacaattttaCAGTTGACTGCAGCAAAGCAG gtaCCAATATGCTGATGGTGGGTGTTCATGGACCCCATGCTCCCTGCGAGGAGGTGTATGTCAAGCACATGGGCAACAAGCTCTATAACGTCACCTACACCGTCAAGGACAAGGGCAGCTACACCGTCATCGTCAAATGGGGCGACGACAACATCCCCGGGAGCCCTTACAAAGTGGCCGTACCCTAA